Part of the Deltaproteobacteria bacterium CG2_30_66_27 genome, CCGCAAATCGCAGGGGAAGATCTCCCGCCTGACGCAGCGGATCGCGAAGGAGCCGCTGTCCGGGACGTGCGGCGTGGGGCACACGCGGTGGGCCACCCATGGACGCCCCTCCGACGAGAACGCGCACCCGCACCTGGCGGGCCACGTCGCCGTCATCCACAACGGGATCATCGAGAACCACCGGACGCTCAAGGAGAAGATGATCGCGAAAGGCCGCACCTTCTGCTCGGAGACGGACACCGAGGTGATCGCCCATCTTCTCGACGAGCACGTCTCGGCGGGGACGTCGCTCGAGGAAGCGGTGCGCAAGACCGTCGCCGATCTTCGCGGGTCGTACGCCTTCCTCGCGGTGACCGACCGGGAGCCGGGTACGTTGGCGGGCGCGCGCCTGAACTGCCCCATGGTGGTCGGGCTGGGAGAGGGGGAGTTCTTCCTCGCCTCCGACCTGACCGCGTTCCTGTCCCACACCCGCGATGTGATCTTTCTCGAGGACGGGGAGATGGTGATCGCGACGCCGGCGGGGGTGCGGATCACCGACTTCTTCGGCAAGCCGAGGGAACACCCCCCGCAGCGGATCGACTGGTCCTCCTCGATGGCGGAGAAAGGCGGCTACCGCCACTTCATGCTGAAGGAGATCCACGAGCAGCCCCGGGCGATCCTCGATACCCTCGCGGGCCGGATCCGGCCGGAGTCGGGCGAGGTCTTCTTCGAGACGTTGCCGCTTCCCGTGGAACAGCTCGCTTCCCTGAAGAAGGTGACCCTCATCGCCTGCGGTACTTCCTGGCACGCGGCCCTCGTCGGAAAGTTCATGATCGAGGGGTTGGCGCGGATCCCCGTTGAAGTGGACCTCGGATCGGAGTACCGGTACCGCGATCCCGTGGTGGAGGAAGAAACGCTGTGCGTCGTCCTCTCCCAGTCCGGCGAGACGGCGGACACCTTGGCGGGGATGCGGGAGGCGAAGAGCAAGGGGGCGACCACGGTCTCCATCTGCAACGTCGTCGCGTCCACCATCGCGCGGGAGGCGGACGGCGTCATCTACACCCATGCCGGCCCGGAGATCGGAGTGGCCTCCACGAAGGCGTTCACCACCCAGCTGGCGGCGCTGTACCTCATGGCGATCCACCTCGGCAGGGCACGCAGGATCCTGACCCGTAATGAAATCTCCCTGCACCTGATCGACCTGACCGAGCTGCCGCGCAAGATCGAGGAGTTCCTGAAGCGCGACCCGGAGGTCGCGGCCATCGCGAAGAAGTACAAGGACGCGCGCGACTTCCTGTACCTGGGCCGCGGCGTCTCCTACCCCATCGCCCTCGAAGGGGCGCTGAAGTTGAAGGAGATCTCCTACATCCACGCGGAAGGGTACCCCGCCGGGGAGATGAAGCACGGCCCGATCGCGCTGATCGACGAACGGATGCCGGTGCTGGTGCTGTGCGCGAAGGGGGGGAACTACGAAAAGACGCTCTCCAACCTGGAGGAGGCGCACGCCCGTGGCGCGCAGGTGATCGCCGTGGGGACGGAGGGGGACGACACCCTGAAAGGAAAGTCGGAGGACGTGATCTACCTCCCCTCGTGCGGTCGGTACGCGTGCCCGATCCTCGAGGTGGTGCCGCTCCAACTCCTTGCCTACCACATGGCGGTGCTGAAAGGCACCGACGTCGACCAGCCCC contains:
- a CDS encoding glutamine--fructose-6-phosphate aminotransferase; protein product: MCGIVGYTGPSSCVEILVDGLRRLEYRGYDSAGIAIQAGGGISIRKSQGKISRLTQRIAKEPLSGTCGVGHTRWATHGRPSDENAHPHLAGHVAVIHNGIIENHRTLKEKMIAKGRTFCSETDTEVIAHLLDEHVSAGTSLEEAVRKTVADLRGSYAFLAVTDREPGTLAGARLNCPMVVGLGEGEFFLASDLTAFLSHTRDVIFLEDGEMVIATPAGVRITDFFGKPREHPPQRIDWSSSMAEKGGYRHFMLKEIHEQPRAILDTLAGRIRPESGEVFFETLPLPVEQLASLKKVTLIACGTSWHAALVGKFMIEGLARIPVEVDLGSEYRYRDPVVEEETLCVVLSQSGETADTLAGMREAKSKGATTVSICNVVASTIAREADGVIYTHAGPEIGVASTKAFTTQLAALYLMAIHLGRARRILTRNEISLHLIDLTELPRKIEEFLKRDPEVAAIAKKYKDARDFLYLGRGVSYPIALEGALKLKEISYIHAEGYPAGEMKHGPIALIDERMPVLVLCAKGGNYEKTLSNLEEAHARGAQVIAVGTEGDDTLKGKSEDVIYLPSCGRYACPILEVVPLQLLAYHMAVLKGTDVDQPRNLAKSVTVE